One Sphingobacteruim zhuxiongii DNA window includes the following coding sequences:
- the gwsG gene encoding grasp-with-spasm system ATP-grasp peptide maturase, with protein sequence MMSKVLILSQASFETSTDYLCKWLAYYAIPYLRMNGEDLFTVNSLSELPQNEDFSLVWYRRRIHRFPNVNYSFREEHFENKKALSDFLNAEFKALFFYITEKIDLNKWVNNPFVFNRINKLHVLQLAKENGIQIPETEVMTSKSALEGFLNKYPKLIIKPLSEVIFLEDTAESHFNMLSKIVEEKTLKYVPDRFFPSLVQQAIEKKMEIRVFYLYGKCYSMAIYSQNNKNTKTDFRNYDNKRPNRTVPFQLPSHMEHKLKNLMECLGFNTGSIDLILTPEGEYVFLEVNPEGQFGMVSHPCNYYLEREMALAFKTKISHEA encoded by the coding sequence ATGATGAGTAAAGTATTAATCTTAAGTCAAGCTAGTTTTGAGACCTCTACAGACTATCTCTGTAAGTGGTTGGCATATTATGCCATTCCATACCTTCGAATGAATGGAGAGGATTTGTTTACAGTAAACAGCCTGAGTGAATTACCGCAGAACGAAGATTTTAGTTTAGTATGGTATAGACGCCGTATACATCGCTTTCCCAACGTAAATTACAGCTTTCGGGAAGAGCATTTTGAAAATAAAAAGGCCTTAAGTGATTTCCTAAATGCGGAGTTCAAAGCTCTCTTTTTCTACATCACGGAGAAAATAGATTTGAATAAATGGGTCAATAATCCCTTTGTATTTAATCGCATTAATAAGCTGCATGTATTACAGCTAGCGAAAGAAAACGGTATTCAAATCCCCGAAACGGAGGTGATGACTTCTAAATCTGCGCTAGAAGGCTTTTTGAACAAGTACCCTAAACTGATTATTAAACCCCTGAGTGAGGTAATCTTTCTTGAAGATACAGCAGAATCGCACTTTAATATGCTCTCCAAAATTGTAGAGGAGAAAACCTTGAAATATGTACCGGATCGTTTTTTTCCGTCGCTCGTTCAGCAGGCCATTGAGAAGAAGATGGAAATCCGTGTCTTTTACCTCTATGGAAAATGCTATTCCATGGCGATCTATTCGCAAAACAATAAGAATACGAAGACGGATTTTCGTAATTACGATAATAAGCGTCCAAATCGCACAGTTCCATTCCAATTGCCAAGTCATATGGAGCATAAATTAAAGAACCTGATGGAATGCTTAGGATTTAATACCGGATCTATCGATTTAATATTAACTCCCGAAGGCGAATACGTATTCTTAGAAGTAAACCCAGAAGGTCAATTTGGTATGGTATCGCATCCATGTAATTATTACCTCGAACGCGAGATGGCTTTAGCCTTTAAAACGAAGATTTCCCATGAAGCATAG
- the gwsS gene encoding grasp-with-spasm system SPASM domain peptide maturase translates to MEYLHLFANCKLVKGASMSLICDLQLRKYYHIPNDMAEVLEYLADHSIDETYEAFGIDNKSIIQSYIKFVIKQDMGFLDDKIWKEMTPLSLTWDAFTEITNVIFEIKVGMDFQVPFVQDLLALHLQAVEIRSYEIIPLEQLKELLAMFKYSTVLSIKLILHDNPAVSEKEWQHIMEDDFRINTILLHSAKENRQVKLMRDTATIIYSQSKLDSCLQCGVIQPSYFSTSIELFSESQLHNTCLNRKLAIDQEGHIKNCPSMKANYGHFHSTSLASILSNAEFRKDWFINKDQIAVCQDCEFRHICTDCRAFTERTHIDSSGRDTSKPLKCGYDPYSNQWEDWTKNPLKEEAISYYQMEDVIKQASHG, encoded by the coding sequence ATGGAATACTTACACCTTTTCGCCAATTGTAAGCTGGTCAAAGGAGCCAGTATGTCGCTAATCTGTGATCTGCAGCTTCGTAAATACTATCATATTCCAAATGATATGGCTGAAGTATTGGAATATCTGGCTGATCATTCCATCGATGAAACCTATGAAGCCTTTGGAATTGACAACAAAAGCATTATCCAAAGCTATATTAAGTTTGTCATCAAGCAGGATATGGGCTTTTTGGACGATAAAATATGGAAAGAGATGACGCCCTTATCTTTAACATGGGATGCGTTCACAGAGATCACGAATGTTATTTTCGAGATCAAAGTCGGAATGGATTTTCAGGTACCTTTTGTGCAGGACTTACTCGCTCTCCATCTGCAAGCCGTGGAGATTCGAAGCTATGAGATCATCCCACTGGAACAGTTAAAGGAGTTATTGGCGATGTTTAAATATAGCACTGTGCTTTCGATCAAGCTTATTTTGCATGATAACCCCGCTGTTTCGGAAAAAGAATGGCAACACATCATGGAAGATGACTTTCGTATAAACACCATTCTACTGCACAGTGCGAAGGAGAATAGACAAGTCAAACTGATGAGAGATACCGCGACGATTATCTACAGTCAAAGTAAATTGGATTCATGTCTGCAATGTGGAGTTATTCAACCTTCTTACTTCAGTACAAGCATTGAGCTGTTTTCAGAAAGCCAGCTTCATAATACCTGTTTAAATCGTAAGCTCGCCATAGATCAAGAAGGGCATATCAAGAATTGCCCGTCCATGAAGGCGAACTACGGTCATTTCCATTCGACATCTTTAGCAAGCATTCTGAGTAATGCTGAATTCCGCAAAGACTGGTTTATCAACAAAGATCAAATAGCTGTCTGCCAAGATTGCGAATTTAGACATATCTGTACAGACTGTCGGGCATTTACAGAGCGGACACATATCGATTCTTCCGGTAGAGATACCTCCAAACCGTTGAAATGTGGTTATGATCCCTATAGTAATCAGTGGGAAGATTGGACCAAGAATCCACTCAAGGAAGAGGCAATCTCATATTACCAAATGGAGGATGTTATAAAGCAAGCATCCCATGGCTAA